One window of the Solanum stenotomum isolate F172 chromosome 11, ASM1918654v1, whole genome shotgun sequence genome contains the following:
- the LOC125843576 gene encoding uncharacterized protein LOC125843576 isoform X6 yields MPTVSTTRSSAYLTALTQEIEKKFQRALTSPSQRRNLLQELFADIALEVDDRAKEIILGTEDAIMVAEERAEGPTCYYYVLADHFVHVPQNGKPILDLIVQLWSQSFAANIFSLLFHKWLFEVQLENSEVLLRYSSALVQGATNVFWIDIQTNTRRFQSLFKYLLEEVALVPDRLKKIPLQAQRDLFLFLSRFIFFYKLGDKLGSFLRQFPDFPNAFLIGGAADIFVTELADQLQKLKVEPVLLHYLSQLKVLQGLELRMATSTRLKTCLYSFTSPGAPMYPTRAVRHAAWDALDMLYPVGRYPRHIISLFFRLLYPWYWPSSFWNFIKSCILTVFYSLLRLIFSSWDKVSRPMEQ; encoded by the exons ATGCCTACCGTTTCAACAACTCGAAGCTCCGCTTACCTCACAGCTCTTACACAAGAGATTGAAAAGAAGTTTCAGCGT GCATTGACTTCGCCCTCACAGAGGCGTAACTTGCTGCAAGAGCTTTTCGCTGATATAGCTTTGGAAGTAGATGATCGAGCAAAAG AGATAATACTTGGCACCGAGGATGCTATTATGGTTGCAGAGGAACGGGCTGAAGGACCGACATGCTACTACTATGTGCTTGCTGATCATTTTGTCCATGTACCTCAGAATGGAAAACCGATCCTTGATTTAATCGTCCAACTGTGGAGCCAATCTTTTGCGGCAAATATTTTTTCACTCCTTTTCCATAAGTGG TTGTTTGAGGTTCAACTTGAAAATTCTGAAGTCCTCCTCCGATACTCATCAGCTCTTGTTCAAGGAGCTACAAATGTATTCTG GATTGACATCCAAACAAACACAAGGCGTTTCCAGAGTCTTTTTAAG TATCTGCTCGAGGAAGTTGCCCTTGTTCCTGACCGATTAAAGAAGATCCCTTTGCAG GCCCAAAGAGATCTATTTCTCTTCCTCTCAAGgttcatatttttctataaGCTAG GTGACAAACTAGGAAGTTTCTTAAGGCAATTCCCTGATTTCCCGAATGCTTTCTTGATTGGTGGTGCAGCAGATATATTTGTCACTGAACTAGCTGATCAG CTTCAAAAACTAAAAGTGGAGCCAGTGTTGTTGCATTATCTCTCCCAATTGAAGGTCCTTCAAG GATTAGAGTTGAGAATGGCTACTAGTACAAGATTGAAAACTTGCTTGTATAGCTTCACGTCACCAGGTGCTCCCATGTACCCAACAAGAGCTGTCCGCCATGCAGCATGGGATGCATTAGATATGCTATATCCT GTCGGACGATACCCTCGGCATATTATAAGTCTCTTTTTCCGTTTGCTGTATCCTTGGTATTGGCCTTCTTCATTTTGGAACTTTATAAAGTCATGCATTCTGACAGTGTTCTATTCTCTTTTGAGGTTAATATTTTCTAGTTGGGATAAAGTGAGTAGACCAATGGAGCAATGA